A region from the Halosolutus gelatinilyticus genome encodes:
- a CDS encoding ATP-binding protein, with translation MIGEVTRALVPAITENEIQQRVCEQFVASESYSFAWIGRYNPEKAEVIPAASAGIAENTLDGITNTEELPPQELANEAARTREVTVRQNLVDDPPREEWRDHALKHDYQTCALVPLVYEETQYGVLYLATNRAKGFGAVERESLTELGITIAYAIETAESPADTGSAERKETETEMMRVPAELEQERRLYETIISSTPDLVYAFDLDYRFIFANDALLEMWGQTFEESVGKTLLENGYEQWHAEMHEREIDQVVETKEPIRGEVAFQHAELGRRIYDYIFAPVLNDDGEVEAIAGTTRDITERKEAEEALQESKERFRALVNASSDVVYRMNQDWSEMQHLEGQGFIADTYESTSDWLDKYIHPGDQERVMEAINEAIRTKSTFEQEHRVEQVDGSLGWTFSRAVPMLDEDGDIVEWIGMASDITEQKDRERELERALDLLEKTEHIADVGGWEIDVETQDVFWTDQIFELLEVDADEEPPLEEALAMYHEDDQPIVQEAIENALDSGDPFDVEVRIRTDSDDVRWLRLQGIPETVDDEVISFRGAAQDVTERRERERRLEEVVDQLEESNERLEQFAYAASHDLQEPLRMVSSYLQLIEDRYADALDEDGAEFIEFAANGADRMRAMIDGLLQYSRVDTSGDSLKATDLDAVFADVHQDLQVKIEEHDAEITAEGLPRIMGDAGQLRQLFQNLLDNAIEYSGDDPPRVHVSAEQTNGGDEWSISVSDEGIGIDPEQADRVFKVFQSLHSQDDYNGTGIGLALCERIVERHGGDIWVESEPGEGATFSFTLPAVSGS, from the coding sequence GTGATAGGAGAAGTCACCCGAGCGTTGGTCCCGGCCATCACCGAAAACGAGATTCAACAACGCGTTTGCGAGCAGTTTGTAGCATCGGAGTCGTACTCCTTTGCGTGGATTGGGCGCTATAATCCAGAGAAAGCAGAGGTGATTCCGGCAGCCTCCGCCGGGATTGCAGAAAATACGCTCGATGGGATCACCAACACAGAGGAGTTACCTCCACAAGAACTGGCGAACGAGGCAGCGCGCACACGGGAAGTCACGGTCAGACAGAATCTCGTTGACGACCCACCTCGCGAGGAGTGGCGCGACCACGCCCTCAAACACGACTACCAAACATGCGCGCTCGTCCCCCTCGTTTACGAAGAGACGCAATACGGTGTCTTGTATCTGGCTACCAACCGGGCAAAAGGATTTGGCGCGGTCGAGCGAGAATCGCTAACGGAGCTAGGGATAACGATCGCATACGCCATCGAGACTGCGGAATCGCCCGCGGATACTGGTAGCGCCGAGCGCAAGGAAACGGAGACAGAGATGATGAGAGTGCCCGCTGAGTTGGAGCAGGAGCGGCGGCTCTACGAGACAATCATCTCCAGTACTCCCGACCTTGTCTACGCGTTCGACCTCGACTACCGCTTCATATTCGCCAACGATGCGCTGCTGGAGATGTGGGGCCAAACCTTTGAGGAATCCGTAGGAAAGACCCTGCTGGAAAACGGCTACGAGCAGTGGCACGCGGAGATGCACGAACGCGAGATCGACCAGGTCGTGGAGACGAAAGAACCCATCCGCGGCGAGGTGGCGTTCCAACACGCCGAACTCGGTCGTCGAATCTACGACTACATCTTTGCACCGGTACTCAACGACGATGGGGAAGTCGAAGCCATCGCCGGGACAACACGCGATATCACTGAGCGCAAGGAGGCCGAGGAGGCGCTTCAAGAGAGCAAGGAGCGATTCCGAGCGTTGGTCAACGCCAGCTCGGATGTAGTGTATCGCATGAATCAAGATTGGAGCGAAATGCAACATCTCGAAGGCCAGGGCTTCATCGCCGATACATACGAATCGACCAGCGATTGGCTTGACAAATACATTCACCCGGGCGACCAGGAACGCGTTATGGAGGCCATCAACGAAGCGATCCGGACCAAGAGCACCTTCGAGCAAGAACACCGGGTAGAGCAGGTCGATGGCAGCCTGGGCTGGACGTTCTCGCGTGCGGTACCGATGCTGGATGAGGACGGAGACATCGTTGAGTGGATCGGTATGGCGAGCGACATCACCGAGCAGAAGGATCGCGAACGAGAACTCGAACGAGCACTGGACTTGCTTGAGAAGACCGAGCACATTGCAGACGTTGGCGGCTGGGAGATCGACGTGGAGACACAGGACGTGTTCTGGACCGACCAGATCTTCGAGCTTCTGGAGGTGGATGCCGACGAGGAGCCGCCGCTGGAGGAGGCCCTCGCCATGTACCACGAGGACGATCAGCCGATCGTCCAAGAAGCCATTGAGAACGCACTCGACTCTGGTGATCCCTTTGACGTGGAGGTGCGGATCCGGACGGACAGTGACGATGTGCGCTGGCTTCGACTGCAAGGAATTCCGGAGACCGTCGACGATGAGGTTATTTCATTCCGCGGGGCCGCCCAAGACGTCACCGAACGCAGGGAACGCGAGCGACGGTTAGAGGAGGTGGTCGACCAACTCGAAGAGTCCAACGAACGCCTCGAACAGTTCGCCTATGCTGCCTCCCACGATCTTCAGGAACCGCTGCGGATGGTCTCGTCCTACCTCCAGCTCATTGAAGACCGGTACGCTGATGCCCTCGACGAGGATGGAGCGGAGTTCATCGAGTTCGCCGCGAACGGAGCCGACCGCATGCGCGCAATGATCGACGGTCTCCTCCAGTACTCCCGTGTCGACACGAGCGGAGATTCCCTCAAGGCGACCGACCTCGACGCCGTGTTCGCGGACGTCCACCAGGATCTCCAGGTGAAAATCGAGGAGCACGATGCCGAGATCACTGCCGAAGGGCTTCCCCGCATCATGGGGGACGCCGGGCAACTCCGCCAGCTCTTCCAGAATCTGCTGGACAACGCGATCGAGTATAGCGGCGACGACCCTCCGCGAGTGCACGTTTCCGCCGAGCAGACCAACGGCGGCGACGAGTGGTCGATCTCGGTCAGCGACGAGGGGATCGGTATCGACCCGGAGCAGGCCGACCGGGTGTTCAAAGTGTTTCAGAGCCTTCACAGCCAAGACGATTACAACGGAACTGGCATCGGCCTCGCACTGTGCGAGCGGATCGTCGAGCGCCACGGCGGTGACATCTGGGTCGAGTCCGAACCCGGCGAGGGCGCGACCTTCTCGTTTACGCTTCCAGCAGTAAGCGGCTCGTGA
- a CDS encoding FxLYD domain-containing protein has product MKRRRVLVGAGVALSGLFAGCSSDTEDIDDGTRDADDTIDTTVDSDDNNSSDGDDGSNGNDKNNGDEGEDVESENDEPTGSADLEILDSELIVEPGQSSTDVYVATTVENGGDLPSSNVVLQVDWYDEDGNYLDSDIGRLTTLGDGETWAARVYYLGTDTGNVADYELEGEFSEDAFEPAEGLTLVDSSIQAYRTMERKYVYLDVEGRVRNDTGEDQDYVEVVAKIYDGDGNVLRDAWTNVTDLRDGETWTFAIEVEDFSADVRNRALEAADHEILIKDSA; this is encoded by the coding sequence ATGAAACGACGCAGAGTGTTAGTGGGAGCTGGTGTGGCGCTGTCTGGTCTCTTCGCTGGCTGTAGCTCTGACACAGAGGATATCGATGATGGGACACGCGACGCTGACGACACCATTGACACTACGGTCGATAGCGACGATAACAACAGTAGCGACGGGGACGACGGGAGTAACGGGAACGATAAAAATAACGGGGATGAGGGTGAAGATGTGGAATCCGAGAACGACGAGCCAACAGGATCAGCCGATCTCGAGATTCTCGATAGCGAGCTCATAGTCGAGCCGGGCCAGTCGTCGACCGACGTCTACGTCGCTACGACCGTCGAGAACGGCGGAGACCTTCCGAGCAGCAATGTAGTACTCCAAGTGGATTGGTACGATGAAGACGGAAACTATCTCGACAGCGACATTGGCCGACTGACTACGCTTGGAGATGGTGAAACGTGGGCTGCCCGGGTGTACTATCTCGGTACTGACACGGGTAACGTCGCCGACTACGAACTCGAAGGCGAGTTCTCGGAGGATGCGTTCGAACCGGCCGAAGGCCTTACTCTGGTGGATAGCAGTATCCAGGCATATCGCACTATGGAGCGGAAGTACGTCTATCTCGATGTCGAAGGCCGAGTGAGAAACGACACCGGAGAGGACCAGGACTACGTTGAAGTCGTCGCGAAGATCTACGACGGCGACGGCAACGTCCTCCGCGATGCATGGACTAACGTCACCGATCTCCGGGATGGCGAGACCTGGACGTTCGCGATCGAAGTTGAAGACTTCTCTGCGGATGTGCGGAATCGGGCCCTAGAGGCTGCTGATCACGAGATCCTGATCAAGGACTCGGCGTGA
- a CDS encoding Lrp/AsnC family transcriptional regulator produces MADDPLNNLDRRILHLLQIDARDASDTAIAEETDVTGTTIHNRIEKLEEEGIILGYNPEIDYEQAGYPMRVLFICSIDLSQRSEMAEKALDVRGVVNVREMLAGEENLHVEVVAEATSDVKQSTEQLDELGLQIISSNILAEEHIQPWNHFHQDMASEDAETPSETGSDEE; encoded by the coding sequence ATGGCCGATGATCCACTCAACAACCTCGACCGCCGGATTCTGCACTTGCTCCAGATAGACGCCCGTGATGCCAGCGACACGGCCATTGCCGAGGAAACCGACGTTACCGGGACGACTATCCACAATCGGATCGAGAAACTTGAGGAAGAAGGAATTATTCTCGGATACAACCCGGAAATCGACTACGAGCAGGCGGGCTATCCGATGCGCGTCCTGTTCATTTGTTCGATCGACCTTTCCCAACGATCCGAAATGGCCGAGAAAGCCCTCGACGTACGAGGCGTCGTCAACGTCCGGGAGATGCTGGCCGGCGAGGAGAACCTCCACGTCGAAGTCGTGGCCGAAGCAACGTCCGACGTTAAACAAAGCACCGAACAGTTAGACGAACTGGGCCTACAAATCATCAGTAGCAACATTCTGGCGGAGGAACACATTCAACCGTGGAATCACTTCCATCAGGATATGGCCAGCGAAGACGCCGAGACTCCCTCGGAAACCGGCTCTGACGAGGAATAG
- a CDS encoding DUF7344 domain-containing protein, which yields MEGPNTSRLTETLDLLTHPYRRYTLYSLTNESKVIGVDTLAIAIAEWTGDQTEAGRSADRKAVETALRHTHLPKLVDEGIISFGANMGFIELRDMDRFDRFLADMARIDGYIQTAAGD from the coding sequence ATGGAAGGACCGAATACGTCACGGCTGACTGAAACACTCGATCTCTTAACTCACCCATACCGACGCTACACATTATATTCTCTGACGAACGAATCCAAGGTGATCGGCGTCGATACCCTTGCGATCGCGATCGCCGAATGGACTGGAGATCAGACGGAGGCGGGCCGGAGTGCGGACAGAAAAGCCGTCGAGACCGCCCTTCGTCACACGCACCTCCCAAAACTTGTCGATGAGGGTATCATTTCGTTTGGCGCGAACATGGGCTTCATTGAACTGAGAGACATGGACAGGTTTGACCGGTTCCTCGCCGATATGGCACGTATCGACGGTTACATACAAACCGCCGCTGGCGATTGA
- a CDS encoding DUF7344 domain-containing protein, translating into MIQEIQTVSTETALRVVADPCRRSILSQLIDSEETVVTIDTLVDRISPENPPPKTTGTHADPLLIDVHHIHLPKLEDANLIEYDPRTKMIRYTPNERVERVLRFVTEDLE; encoded by the coding sequence ATGATTCAGGAAATCCAAACTGTCTCGACCGAAACAGCATTACGGGTAGTGGCAGATCCGTGTCGGCGATCAATCCTCTCCCAGTTGATCGACAGCGAGGAGACCGTGGTTACGATAGATACCCTTGTCGATCGCATCTCTCCCGAGAATCCCCCTCCGAAGACCACTGGAACTCACGCTGACCCCCTTCTTATCGACGTACACCACATCCATCTCCCGAAACTGGAGGATGCCAATTTGATCGAGTACGACCCGCGTACGAAAATGATCCGGTATACCCCGAACGAGCGCGTCGAGAGAGTGCTCCGGTTCGTCACCGAAGACTTGGAATAG
- a CDS encoding TrmB family transcriptional regulator, giving the protein MVDFEEEQAEAEALDRLQDLGLSTYEAQTLINLLRLGTGTARDITRINGVPRTRVYESAERLYELGFIDIQHTTPRKFTVISEETIIRLLNVKRENTITKLAECLEEIGPVQPQREQFGVWTVTGREAVSSRVNGFIADADKQIVYMTVDELLTDDHLDALEVAADRGVDIYLAGISEKVKDRIREKVPSIELFDTLWKWEETPAGSLLITDEETALVSALAGDSSTTDEIEETAIWGAGERNSLVVVMRAIFTWRLNRNQPS; this is encoded by the coding sequence ATGGTGGATTTCGAGGAGGAGCAGGCCGAAGCCGAAGCGCTCGACCGATTGCAAGACCTTGGGCTGTCCACATACGAAGCTCAAACGTTGATCAATCTCTTACGACTCGGAACGGGAACCGCACGGGACATCACGCGAATCAATGGTGTTCCCCGAACTCGCGTGTACGAATCGGCAGAGCGACTCTACGAGTTGGGATTCATCGACATCCAGCACACGACGCCGCGAAAGTTCACCGTGATCTCTGAGGAAACGATCATCCGACTGCTGAACGTCAAACGCGAGAACACGATTACCAAACTCGCGGAGTGTCTGGAGGAGATCGGCCCCGTTCAACCACAACGCGAACAGTTCGGCGTCTGGACAGTCACCGGACGGGAAGCGGTGTCATCCCGCGTTAACGGGTTCATCGCTGACGCTGACAAACAGATCGTTTACATGACCGTCGATGAGTTGCTCACCGACGACCACCTTGACGCGCTGGAGGTCGCCGCCGACCGCGGGGTCGATATTTATCTGGCGGGTATCTCGGAGAAGGTGAAAGACCGCATTCGGGAAAAGGTGCCGTCGATCGAACTGTTCGACACCCTCTGGAAATGGGAGGAGACGCCCGCTGGAAGCCTGCTGATCACGGACGAAGAGACGGCTCTCGTGAGCGCCCTCGCGGGGGATTCCTCCACTACCGACGAGATCGAGGAGACGGCGATCTGGGGTGCCGGCGAGCGAAACAGCCTCGTCGTCGTCATGCGGGCGATTTTCACCTGGCGACTCAACAGGAACCAGCCATCGTAA
- a CDS encoding HalOD1 output domain-containing protein, giving the protein MELSDVFGATLYDHIDPEALDALVAGEGHVILSFPIDDYRVRIDGEELTITRK; this is encoded by the coding sequence GTGGAACTCTCCGACGTTTTCGGCGCCACGTTGTACGATCACATCGATCCAGAAGCGCTAGACGCGCTTGTCGCTGGCGAAGGACATGTTATCCTGTCGTTCCCGATCGACGATTATCGGGTGCGGATCGACGGTGAGGAGTTGACGATTACTCGCAAGTGA
- a CDS encoding Cdc6/Cdc18 family protein codes for MIKNRWVFDDAYPTQILHRNAEMDSLSRLLEPAQYGHPADNALIHGPSGVGKTASARWMLRDLRQRADVNSALIECSGKTRNGILHEAIEKYPKGTVVHRNQPHDELLEMFQRIVDEPFIIALDEADVIPDLDVLGDLLSVEEVSVIAITHADTEWLNRVDRNLRPQFHGDRQIEYRKYRVPELVGILEPRVEHGLIGNPISIGQLE; via the coding sequence ATGATTAAGAATCGGTGGGTGTTCGACGACGCGTATCCGACGCAGATTCTCCATCGAAACGCCGAAATGGACTCACTCTCCCGGCTGCTTGAGCCCGCACAATACGGGCACCCCGCGGATAACGCCCTCATCCACGGTCCCAGCGGTGTCGGGAAAACGGCCTCTGCTCGCTGGATGCTACGCGATCTCCGCCAGCGCGCCGACGTCAACTCCGCGCTGATCGAGTGCTCCGGTAAAACACGGAACGGAATCCTACACGAAGCGATCGAAAAGTACCCGAAGGGGACGGTCGTCCACCGCAACCAGCCCCACGACGAACTCCTAGAGATGTTCCAGAGGATCGTCGACGAGCCGTTCATCATCGCTCTCGACGAGGCTGACGTCATCCCCGATCTGGACGTCCTCGGCGATCTCCTCTCGGTCGAGGAGGTCTCGGTGATCGCGATCACGCACGCGGACACCGAGTGGCTCAATCGTGTCGATCGGAACCTCCGACCGCAGTTCCACGGCGATCGCCAGATCGAGTATCGAAAATATCGCGTTCCGGAGCTCGTCGGCATCCTCGAGCCCCGAGTCGAGCACGGGCTGATCGGAAACCCGATTTCGATCGGCCAGCTGGAGTGA
- a CDS encoding SPW repeat domain-containing protein has translation MSDTTDSKMNHGRRDDYNSLNTDAMQWVSALVALIGLYVVASPFIFESTDAAAWNDTLVGTGIFLLAGYNFVRLSRDRLASVGVASLAVLLGLWLVAAPSVIDMGSDTLATGTAISGAVTAILSAYNAYANSKADAPEHTRARA, from the coding sequence ATGAGTGATACAACAGACTCTAAAATGAACCATGGTAGACGGGACGATTACAATTCCCTGAACACAGATGCAATGCAGTGGGTGAGCGCCCTTGTCGCACTGATCGGCCTCTACGTTGTCGCGTCGCCGTTCATCTTCGAGTCGACGGACGCGGCGGCTTGGAATGATACGCTCGTCGGGACTGGGATCTTCCTGCTCGCCGGATACAACTTCGTCCGGCTGTCGAGAGACCGGCTGGCGAGCGTCGGCGTCGCATCGCTAGCCGTTCTCCTAGGCCTCTGGCTGGTCGCTGCACCCTCCGTTATCGACATGGGGAGCGACACGCTGGCCACCGGGACCGCGATCTCAGGGGCGGTCACCGCTATTCTCTCGGCGTATAATGCCTACGCGAACAGCAAGGCTGACGCGCCTGAGCATACCCGTGCTCGTGCCTAA
- a CDS encoding zinc ribbon domain-containing protein produces MPRTKAVDEIFCRSCGEPIKEEAEICPECGVRNKQEKSSQTSSPPSASVKHDPSQYETTVSDTWYYGIAAGAGLWILLLAIASATGSESAFLGLIVLVAWVLIPVATYFDAKYVRANSQWNPNTVVWCIAGAIWLINIVSAAAYLYRRHEALGEP; encoded by the coding sequence ATGCCACGGACAAAAGCCGTTGACGAGATTTTTTGCCGATCGTGTGGAGAACCAATCAAAGAGGAAGCGGAAATCTGCCCTGAATGCGGCGTTCGAAATAAGCAAGAAAAGAGTTCGCAGACGTCTTCGCCGCCTTCGGCAAGCGTCAAACATGATCCGTCACAGTACGAAACAACGGTATCCGACACGTGGTACTACGGAATCGCCGCTGGCGCTGGATTGTGGATCCTTCTTTTGGCAATTGCAAGTGCAACTGGTAGTGAGAGTGCGTTCCTGGGATTGATTGTGTTAGTTGCGTGGGTATTGATACCCGTTGCGACGTATTTTGATGCGAAATACGTTCGAGCGAATAGCCAATGGAATCCCAACACCGTAGTTTGGTGTATTGCAGGTGCTATCTGGCTGATAAACATCGTCTCGGCAGCAGCCTATCTATACCGGCGACATGAAGCACTAGGAGAGCCGTAA
- a CDS encoding zinc ribbon domain-containing protein: MSVDNPDFDEEDERGTPGPDEAYCMSCGEIIKAEAEVCPECGVRQQEAENGTISNLPDAKQYELEKIANKDTITVMLVSFLLTPIGYYMVGKTGLAIINFLTLNYLLLGPILVPFHTRKIIKDAREELLQAGVEGY, translated from the coding sequence ATGTCAGTCGACAATCCAGATTTTGACGAAGAAGACGAAAGAGGGACACCAGGTCCTGATGAGGCATATTGTATGAGTTGTGGTGAAATCATCAAAGCCGAAGCTGAAGTTTGTCCTGAGTGTGGGGTCCGACAGCAGGAAGCAGAAAACGGAACAATCTCTAACCTGCCCGATGCAAAGCAGTATGAACTAGAGAAAATTGCAAATAAGGATACAATCACGGTGATGCTGGTGAGTTTCCTTCTTACTCCCATTGGATATTACATGGTTGGCAAGACGGGGCTTGCTATCATAAACTTCCTCACATTGAACTATCTGCTTCTTGGCCCAATCCTTGTCCCGTTCCACACGAGGAAAATCATCAAAGATGCGCGCGAAGAACTCCTCCAGGCAGGTGTTGAGGGGTACTGA
- a CDS encoding DUF7115 domain-containing protein: MSVPGIVQSTLDGEEIAARVSLGGEDELFVTPSNTIIYRADGLLSDESVEKYPHDADRITLAEGRRKTKFTLEYALEGAKTFAVPASKTDAVLHPVLAGVLNGNGISDPGETVTKTYRFSELTLIITSNRLVKHIGEAVWDGDYEEYHFDDVTSLAFEDGSVATQIVLTVDGRPQRIKAPNEQANDLRERLKRALFEFHDVESLAELNETVGEDEAEDEDADRGGARVDFGDGVDPLDADPPELDDRDGAGETAANAAADSPTDAIDPLAGDSAIPDSVDASRDRDRERRSADDSRSPQGGERTRESPPVETAELFDDVPIDAEPVGSAAVDVDSAAPVRDSGRSEPAPEVLDRLDALEAAVDRQSELIERQQRTIEQLIEELRQGR, encoded by the coding sequence ATGAGCGTTCCGGGAATCGTCCAGTCTACTCTCGATGGCGAAGAGATCGCGGCGCGCGTCTCTCTCGGCGGCGAGGACGAACTCTTCGTCACCCCTTCGAACACGATTATCTATCGTGCCGACGGTCTGCTGAGCGACGAATCGGTCGAGAAGTATCCCCACGACGCCGATCGGATCACCCTCGCGGAGGGCCGGCGAAAGACCAAGTTCACTCTCGAGTACGCCCTCGAGGGAGCGAAGACGTTCGCCGTGCCGGCGAGCAAGACCGACGCGGTTCTCCACCCCGTCCTCGCCGGCGTGTTGAACGGCAACGGGATCTCCGATCCGGGCGAGACCGTGACCAAGACGTACCGCTTTAGCGAACTCACCCTGATCATCACGAGCAACCGGCTCGTCAAACACATCGGCGAAGCGGTCTGGGACGGCGATTACGAGGAGTACCACTTCGACGACGTGACCAGCCTCGCCTTCGAGGACGGAAGCGTCGCCACGCAGATCGTCCTCACCGTCGACGGCCGTCCGCAGCGGATCAAGGCCCCGAACGAACAGGCGAACGACCTCAGAGAACGGCTCAAGCGCGCGCTGTTCGAGTTTCACGACGTCGAGTCGCTCGCGGAACTCAACGAGACGGTCGGCGAGGACGAAGCCGAGGACGAGGACGCCGATCGCGGCGGCGCGAGGGTCGACTTCGGCGACGGCGTCGACCCGCTCGACGCGGATCCCCCCGAACTCGACGATCGGGACGGCGCCGGCGAGACCGCCGCGAACGCGGCAGCGGATTCTCCGACCGATGCGATCGATCCGCTCGCCGGCGACAGCGCGATCCCGGACTCGGTCGACGCCAGCCGCGACCGCGATCGGGAGCGCCGATCCGCCGACGACTCCCGGTCTCCCCAGGGCGGGGAGCGAACCCGCGAGTCGCCGCCCGTCGAAACGGCCGAGCTGTTCGACGACGTGCCGATCGACGCGGAGCCGGTCGGTTCTGCGGCCGTCGACGTGGACTCCGCGGCGCCGGTCCGGGACTCCGGCCGATCCGAACCGGCCCCAGAGGTTTTGGACCGACTCGACGCGCTCGAGGCGGCCGTCGATCGGCAGTCCGAACTGATCGAACGACAACAGCGGACGATCGAACAGTTGATCGAAGAGCTCCGGCAGGGACGATAG
- a CDS encoding DUF5830 family protein — protein sequence MADDREDAAGPDAGDGTADDRVELGLALLERLEHESLSLAEVVDRIETVTSDPTVTRTILDRAELRGIIEREDGIVRPKSRQYVSFERDVVTKEGEFSCRRCGSGLSTGHFIKLDAGELGPFGSSCIRKVTGRE from the coding sequence ATGGCCGACGACCGCGAGGACGCCGCCGGACCCGACGCCGGCGACGGTACCGCCGACGATCGCGTCGAACTCGGACTGGCGCTGCTCGAACGCTTGGAACACGAGTCGCTCTCGCTGGCCGAGGTCGTCGATCGGATCGAAACCGTCACCAGCGACCCGACGGTGACGCGGACGATCCTCGATCGGGCGGAGCTGCGGGGCATCATCGAGCGAGAGGACGGTATCGTCCGCCCGAAGAGCCGCCAGTACGTCAGCTTCGAGCGGGACGTCGTCACGAAAGAAGGGGAGTTCTCCTGTCGGCGCTGTGGCTCCGGACTCTCCACGGGGCACTTCATCAAACTCGACGCCGGAGAACTCGGCCCGTTCGGGTCGTCCTGTATTCGAAAGGTGACCGGGCGGGAGTGA
- a CDS encoding VTT domain-containing protein: MVRTSRRAIAGLVVIGAVVAGVLVSPAATAAAVASIAADPLLFGLVVAGLYLVRPLFAWPTTPLAAVAGYGFGVALGVPIALVGVVATVIPVFLAVTWVTIDADGAAAKTGPTTDSGRLSTAIAGPVERLFERTGTAIDRYYETAGPVRGVVASRLAPIPSDVATAAAAIADVRLRQLVVGTAIGELPWTIAAVVVGASAATLSTDGLAGTSVALAIGCAVAAALLLAGPAYRLVRSEPQSTESPTPSDA; encoded by the coding sequence ATGGTACGGACGTCGCGTCGGGCGATCGCGGGTTTGGTCGTGATCGGCGCCGTCGTCGCCGGCGTCCTCGTTTCGCCGGCCGCGACGGCGGCAGCGGTCGCGTCGATCGCGGCCGACCCGCTCCTGTTCGGACTGGTCGTGGCGGGGCTCTACCTCGTCCGACCTCTGTTCGCGTGGCCGACGACCCCGCTCGCCGCCGTCGCCGGCTACGGCTTCGGCGTCGCACTCGGCGTTCCGATCGCTCTCGTCGGCGTCGTCGCGACCGTGATCCCGGTCTTTCTCGCCGTCACGTGGGTGACGATCGACGCCGACGGAGCGGCAGCTAAAACTGGCCCGACCACCGATTCCGGGAGACTGTCGACGGCGATCGCCGGACCAGTCGAGCGGCTGTTCGAACGCACCGGCACCGCAATCGATCGCTATTACGAGACCGCCGGCCCGGTCCGAGGCGTCGTCGCGTCGCGACTCGCACCGATTCCGTCCGACGTCGCGACGGCCGCGGCCGCGATCGCGGATGTTCGACTTCGCCAACTGGTGGTCGGGACGGCGATCGGCGAACTCCCGTGGACGATCGCCGCGGTCGTCGTCGGCGCCTCCGCCGCGACGCTGTCGACGGACGGTCTCGCTGGAACGAGCGTCGCGCTCGCGATCGGCTGTGCCGTCGCCGCCGCGCTCCTGCTCGCCGGCCCCGCGTACCGACTGGTTCGATCCGAGCCGCAGTCGACGGAGTCGCCTACCCCGTCGGACGCCTGA
- a CDS encoding HVO_2523 family zinc finger protein codes for MTDEGTTPEADRGGESTGGRPCPRCERPLYKRHCKYVCPQHGVVYDCSDTFWV; via the coding sequence ATGACCGACGAGGGGACGACACCCGAGGCCGATCGAGGGGGCGAATCCACCGGTGGACGCCCGTGTCCGCGGTGCGAACGGCCGCTGTACAAGCGCCACTGCAAGTACGTCTGTCCGCAACACGGCGTCGTCTACGACTGTTCCGACACGTTTTGGGTGTGA